From Zymoseptoria tritici IPO323 chromosome 6, whole genome shotgun sequence, one genomic window encodes:
- a CDS encoding uncharacterized protein (hypothetical protein, putative COG4850 superfam protein, similar to gi|145234995|ref|XP_001390146.1| hypothetical protein An03g02510 [Aspergillus niger, predicted secreted): protein MATFTLRALVLPASLLSLLVSAGPVPNYEDPQDPLITPSPVLNYPSRTHQNLRRDIISDIKSGAQGIASDVQSGVDGVLSDLGNVPSYVASGIPNFFQNFPTGESVVSSLGLNDEQLAAVPTQALNIPPYANYTEQGWNVRFHGNIYKQPNITEEKLNDLANIFLIDTSVEKLPDSQADMARNVTASIFVVQQDTVNVSTIEVGPFEGGAGETQQVTLPYKTTDQGDFDVFLPINSNGLMRGNETQQIQKLSTFVSNTTEGNATAYLVPDEGITVISDIDDILRITKIYDPKEGLLNSFARPFVAWENMPEIYANWSSSLPNAHFHYLTTLPEQVTRTYEEFIYNTYPAGSFDTRPLNFSDISATLSIREFLLTKIFETFPKRKFVLVADTSNSDVMKDYPKMAKDYPDQVQCIFLRNTTATDSSDRFPYDTSGFEDLDQKKYMFIVHANDLMGVNIAGDSCYNTSVAQNLTFGYQGLPLGLGKEPTVNGSANGQGKKGAAARESGNLGWTLLLGLGVVGWQFL, encoded by the exons ATGGCGACGTTCACTCTTCGCGCGCTGGTTCTCCCGGCGTCCCTCTTGAGCCTTCTTGTCTCCGCCGGACCTGTTCCCAACTATGAAGATCCTCAAGATCCTCTCATCACTCCATCGCCAGTACTCAACTATCCCAGCAGGACTCACCAGAACCTCCGCCGCGACATCATCTCAGACATCAAGTCCGGCGCCCAAGGCATCGCATCAGATGTTCAGTCGGGTGTCGATGGCGTCCTAAGCGATCTGGGCAATGTTCCCTCATATGTAGCCTCGGGCATTCCAAACTTTTTCCAGAATTTCCCGACTGGAGAGTCCGTGGTCAGTTCGTTGGGTTTGAACGATGAGCAGCTGGCAGCGGTCCCGACGCAGGCTTTGAACATCCCTCCTTATGCGAACTATACCGAGCAGGGCTGGAACGTCAGGTTTCACGGCAACATCTACAAGCAGCCCAACATCACCGAAGAGAAGCTCAATGATCTCGCAAACATCTTCCTGATTGACACATCCGTCGAAAAGCTGCCAGATTCCCAGGCTGACATGGCTCGGAATGTGACGGCGTCGATCTTTGTCGTGCAACAAGACACTGTCAACGTCTCAACCATTGAAGTTGGCCCATTCGAGGGTGGTGCCGGCGAGACTCAACAAGTGACTCTCCCGTACAAGACAACAGACCAAGGCGACTTCGACGTCTTCCTTCCGATCAACAGCAACGGCCTGATGCGCGGAAATGAAACCCAGCAGATCCAAAAACTGAGCACCTTCGTCAGCAACACTACCGAGGGCAATGCCACAGCCTACCTCGTTCCGGACGAAGGCATCACCGTCATTAGTGACATTGACGACATTCTCCGCATTACCAAAATCTACGATCCGAAGGAAGGTCTCCTCAACTCCTTCGCGCGTCCCTTTGTCGCCTGGGAGAACATGCCCGAAATCTACGCCAACTGGTCCTCCAGCTTGCCCAACGCGCATTTCCACTACCTGACCACTCTGCCCGAGCAAGTCACGCGAACGTATGAGGAGTTCATTTACAACACATACCCGGCAGGAAGCTTCGACACCCGACCGCTGAACTTCTCCGATATCAGCGCGACGCTGAGCATTCGCGAGTTTTTGTTGACGAAGATCTTCGAGACTTTCCCGAAGCGGAAGTTCGTGCTCGTCGCGGACACGTCCAACAGCGATGTCATGAAAGACTACCCCAA AATGGCAAAAGACTACCCCGACCAAGTCCAATGCATCTTCCTCCGCAACACCACCGCAACCGACTCGTCCGACCGCTTTCCCTACGACACCTCCGGCTTCGAAGACCTCGACCAGAAGAAGTACATGTTCATCGTACACGCCAACGACCTCATGGGTGTGAATATCGCCGGCGATTCGTGCTACAATACGAGCGTGGCGCAGAATTTGACGTTTGGATATCAGGGTCTGCCGTTGGGCTTGGGCAAGGAGCCGACGGTCAATGGAAGTGCGAACGGGCAGGGCAAGAAGGGCGCCGCTGCGAGGGAGAGCGGCAACCTTGGCTGGACACTCTTGCTGGGATTGGGAGTTGTAGGATGGCAGTTCTTGTAA